A region of the Candidatus Caldatribacterium sp. genome:
AACAGGAATACCAAGAAATTCCACCGATTGAATTGCCGATGGGTTGAAAAGATAGCACCAGGAAACAAAGTGCCCTTTAGTTCACGCGAAGAGGCAGTACAAGCAGGTTATGAACCCTGCAAGGTATGCAATCCGTAGCCGCAAAGCAAATCCAGGCTATGCTACAATAGCAAAAGGGCATGGGCTACCGAATGCTGAACCGGGAAAAGCGAAGAGAACTCCTTGAGGCAGAACTCAAGAGGGCGGTTGACGTCCTCAAGAAGAGGGGAGTGGAGAAAATCATCCTCTTTGGTTCCTTTGGGAGAGGAGAGATAGGCGCAAGGAGTGACATAGACCTTATCGTAGTGGAGAAAACCGAAAAACCCTTTTTAGAACGGCTTGATGAATTGTACCGCGTCATTGTTCCCAGGGTTAGTATGGATATTCTCGTCTATACGCCTGAAGAACTGGAGGAACT
Encoded here:
- a CDS encoding nucleotidyltransferase domain-containing protein; this translates as MGYRMLNREKRRELLEAELKRAVDVLKKRGVEKIILFGSFGRGEIGARSDIDLIVVEKTEKPFLERLDELYRVIVPRVSMDILVYTPEELEELEKRSSFVRQALREGRILYAKESC